A stretch of the Salminus brasiliensis chromosome 23, fSalBra1.hap2, whole genome shotgun sequence genome encodes the following:
- the adhfe1 gene encoding hydroxyacid-oxoacid transhydrogenase, mitochondrial, with translation MTERSRVVHLLRKLTIAACRCPAHSHVNSAHTYLQGAGHTCGRKTDYAFEMACSNIRYGEGVTREIGMDLQNLGARNVCLMTDSNLSRMWPVKAVLDSLARHGVKYECYDKVRVEPTDSSFKAAIDFARKRDFDAYVAVGGGSVIDTCKASNLYACHPTAEFLDFVNAPIGKGKPITGSLKPLIAVPTTAGTGSETTGVAIFDFEELKTKTGIASRSLRPTLGLVDPLHTLHMPARVTANSGFDVLCHALESYTALPYNMRSPCPTNPISRPAYQGSNPVSDVWAKHALHMVAKYLKRAVYDPNDVEARSSMHLASVFAGIGFGNAGVHLCHGMSYPIAGNVKTHEAKGYNVDHPLVPHGLSVVLTSPAVFAFTASMCPERHLEAAEILGADVRNAKTEDAGSVLADTLRKLLYDLDVEDGLSAVGYTKEDIPALVKGTIPQERVTKLAPRSHTEEDLADLFAASMKLF, from the exons ATGACAGAACGCAGCAGAGTAGTGCATTTGTTGAGGAAGCTTACAATTGCGGC gTGCAGATGCCCAGCTCACTCGCATGTGAATTCTGCACACACCTATCTTCAAG GTGCAGGCCACACCTGTGGAAGAAAAACTGACTATGCCTTTGAG ATGGCCTGCTCTAATATCAGATATGGAGAGGGGGTCACTAGAGAGATTGGCATG GACCTGCAGAATCTAGGTGCAAGGAATGTGTGTCTGATGACGGACAGTAATTTGTCCAGGATGTGGCCAGTCAAAGCAGTGTTGGACTCGTTGGCCAGACATGGTGTGAAATATGAGTGCTACGACAAAGTGAGGGTAGAGCCTACAGACAgcag TTTTAAGGCAGCTATTGATTTTGCAAGGAAAAGAGATTTTGATGCATATGTAGCTGTCGGTGGCGGCTCTGTGATTGACACCTGTAAAGCATCCAATCTCTATGCGTGCCATCCGACAGCTGAGTTTCTGGATTTTGTCAATGCACCAATCGGTAAAGGAAAGCCAATTACAGGATCTTTGAAGCCTCTTATTGCTG TTCCAACCACAGCAGGTACTGGAAGTGAGACTACAGGTGTGGCTATTTTTGACTTTGAAGAGTTGAAGACCAAAACAG GCATAGCAAGTCGGTCATTGAGGCCTACTCTGGGACTGGTGGATCCACTTCACACTCTGCACATGCCAGCCAGAGTGACTGCCAACAGTGGCTTTGATGTGCTCTG CCATGCATTGGAATCCTACACCGCACTGCCATATAACATGCGAAGTCCTTGCCCCACCAACCCTATCAGCCGCCCAGCCTACCAGGGTAGTAACCCAGTCAGCGATGTCTGGGCAAAACATGCCCTCCACATGGTTGCCAAGTATTTGAAACG AGCAGTGTATGACCCCAATGATGTGGAAGCACGCTCCAGCATGCACCTGGCAAGTGTGTTCGCTGGAATTGGTTTTGGCAACGCAGGAGTTCATTTATG TCATGGAATGTCATACCCAATTGCTGGTAATGTTAAGACCCATGAAGCAAAAGGCTACAACGTGGACCATCCCTTAGTG CCACATggtctctcagtggttcttacCTCTCCTGCTGTCTTTGCCTTCACTGCCAGTATGTGCCCAGAGCGCCATCTAGAAGCGGCAGAGATACTGG GTGCTGATGTGAGGAATGCGAAGACTGAAGATGCTGGGTCTGTGTTGGCAGACACACTCAGAAAGTTACTGTATGATCTGGATGTGGAAGATGGGTTGTCTGCAGTTGGCTACACCAAAGAAGATATTCCTGCTCTGGTGAAGGGGACAATTCCTCAG GAGCGGGTGACAAAACTGGCCCCCAGGTCTCACACTGAAGAAGATCTCGCTGATCTATTTGCTGCTTCCATGAAACTGTTCTGA